From Microlunatus capsulatus, a single genomic window includes:
- a CDS encoding cation:dicarboxylate symporter family transporter: MATEPPVGAATDAPKRRDRTHYLYIAVIAAVALGIVVGFVAPDFAVELKPLGDGFVALIRMMIAPVIFCTIVLGIGSLRSAAQVGKVGSLALVYFLTMSTVALVIGLVVGNIIHPGEGLRLTEELAGKGAGLAPKEAATTAEFILNIIPETLFSALTTETVLQTLLVALLVGFAIQAMGTSGEPILVGIGHLQRLVFRVLSMIMWAAPVGAFGAIAAVVGATGLDALKALAVIMIGFYTTCAIFVFGVLGLLLKAFTGINIFKLLRYLGREFLLIVSTSSSESALPRLIAKMEHLGVARPTVGVVVPTGYSFNLDGTAIYLTMSSLFIAAALGDPLTIPEQISLLVFMMIASKGAAGVTGAGLATLAGGLASHRPDLVDGVGLIVGIDRFMSEARAVTNFAGNAVATVLVGSWTRSLDREQLDAVLAGQRPFDETTMTDDHGDEPAPVDAPASEVTAAAVAPTTQR, translated from the coding sequence TCGGCGCCGCGACCGACGCCCCGAAGCGGCGCGACCGCACGCACTACCTCTACATCGCCGTCATCGCGGCCGTGGCGCTCGGCATCGTCGTCGGCTTCGTCGCCCCCGACTTCGCGGTGGAGCTCAAGCCGCTCGGCGACGGGTTCGTCGCCCTCATCCGGATGATGATCGCCCCGGTGATCTTCTGCACCATCGTGCTGGGCATCGGCTCGCTGCGCAGCGCCGCCCAGGTGGGCAAGGTGGGCAGCCTCGCGCTGGTCTACTTCCTCACCATGTCGACGGTCGCGCTGGTCATCGGGCTGGTGGTGGGCAACATCATCCACCCCGGCGAGGGGCTGCGGCTGACCGAGGAGCTGGCCGGCAAGGGCGCCGGGCTGGCGCCGAAGGAGGCCGCGACGACGGCCGAGTTCATCCTCAACATCATCCCCGAGACCCTCTTCTCGGCCCTGACCACCGAGACCGTGCTGCAGACGCTGCTGGTCGCGCTCCTCGTCGGCTTCGCGATCCAGGCCATGGGGACCTCCGGCGAGCCGATCCTGGTGGGGATCGGGCACCTGCAGCGGCTCGTCTTCCGCGTGCTGTCCATGATCATGTGGGCGGCGCCGGTCGGGGCCTTCGGGGCGATCGCCGCCGTCGTGGGCGCGACGGGCCTCGACGCGCTCAAGGCGCTGGCCGTGATCATGATCGGCTTCTACACGACCTGCGCGATCTTCGTCTTCGGCGTCCTCGGCCTGCTGCTCAAGGCCTTCACCGGGATCAACATCTTCAAGCTGCTGCGCTACCTCGGCCGGGAGTTCCTGCTCATCGTCTCCACCTCGTCCTCGGAGTCGGCCCTGCCGCGGCTCATCGCGAAGATGGAGCACCTCGGCGTGGCCAGGCCCACCGTCGGCGTCGTGGTCCCCACCGGCTACTCGTTCAACCTGGACGGCACGGCCATCTACCTGACGATGTCGTCGCTGTTCATCGCCGCCGCGCTCGGCGACCCGCTGACGATCCCGGAGCAGATCTCCCTGCTGGTGTTCATGATGATCGCCTCCAAGGGCGCGGCGGGCGTCACCGGCGCCGGGCTGGCCACCCTGGCCGGCGGCCTGGCCTCGCACCGCCCCGACCTGGTGGACGGCGTCGGCCTGATCGTCGGCATCGACCGGTTCATGTCCGAGGCGCGGGCGGTGACCAACTTCGCGGGCAACGCCGTGGCCACCGTCCTCGTCGGCTCCTGGACGCGGTCGCTGGACCGCGAGCAGCTGGACGCGGTGCTGGCCGGCCAGCGGCCGTTCGACGAGACGACGATGACCGACGACCACGGCGACGAGCCGGCACCGGTCGACGCCCCCGCCTCGGAGGTGACCGCCGCCGCGGTCGCACCGACCACCCAGCGCTGA
- a CDS encoding NAD-dependent epimerase/dehydratase family protein, whose product MELLVLGGTRFVGRAVVAEAVARGWGVTALHRGVTPGLPAGVRALHADRTDEAALAAALADVRVDAVVDTWAGAPVVATTAARLLRGRAQRFGYVSTSGVYVWGEHVDESSPLVPADPTAGSTDYAADKRGAELGVLESFPDALLARAGLILGPWEDVGRLPWWLTRTAAGGRVVAPGRPDRPLQLVDARDLATWLLDGLASGLAGPVDTISRSGHATTADLLQACVEVTGGGAELVWVGEEALAAAGAEPWTQLPCWVPESGEFAGFLEADTRLAAATGLVCRPVRETVADTWAWLRAHGPLAQRPDRPVHGLPPALERQLLDAAG is encoded by the coding sequence ATGGAGCTGCTGGTGCTGGGCGGGACCCGCTTCGTCGGCCGGGCGGTGGTCGCCGAGGCGGTCGCCCGGGGGTGGGGCGTCACCGCCCTGCACCGGGGGGTGACGCCGGGCCTGCCCGCCGGCGTCCGGGCGCTGCACGCCGACCGGACCGACGAGGCGGCGCTGGCCGCCGCCCTGGCCGACGTGCGCGTCGACGCCGTGGTGGACACCTGGGCGGGGGCACCGGTCGTCGCGACCACCGCCGCCCGGCTGCTGCGCGGGCGGGCCCAGCGGTTCGGCTACGTCTCCACCAGCGGGGTCTACGTCTGGGGCGAGCACGTCGACGAGTCCTCCCCGCTGGTCCCGGCCGACCCGACGGCTGGGAGCACCGACTACGCCGCGGACAAGCGCGGGGCCGAGCTGGGCGTGCTGGAGAGCTTCCCGGACGCCCTGCTGGCCCGGGCCGGGCTCATCCTCGGCCCCTGGGAGGACGTCGGCCGGCTGCCCTGGTGGCTCACCCGGACCGCCGCCGGCGGCCGGGTGGTCGCTCCCGGGCGACCTGACCGGCCCCTGCAGCTCGTCGACGCCCGCGACCTCGCCACCTGGCTGCTGGACGGCCTGGCCTCGGGGCTGGCCGGGCCCGTCGACACCATCAGCCGCTCGGGGCACGCCACCACCGCCGACCTGCTGCAGGCCTGCGTCGAGGTCACCGGCGGCGGGGCCGAGCTGGTCTGGGTGGGGGAGGAGGCGCTGGCGGCCGCGGGTGCGGAGCCGTGGACCCAGCTGCCGTGCTGGGTCCCCGAGTCGGGGGAGTTCGCCGGTTTCCTCGAGGCGGACACGCGCCTCGCCGCGGCCACCGGGCTGGTCTGCCGGCCGGTGCGGGAGACGGTGGCCGACACCTGGGCCTGGCTCCGGGCGCACGGCCCGCTGGCCCAGCGCCCGGACCGGCCGGTGCACGGGCTGCCGCCGGCGCTCGAGCGGCAGCTGCTCGACGCCGCGGGCTGA
- a CDS encoding acyl-CoA thioesterase: MTGYPYRQAFGTRWNDNDQYGHVNNVVHYEAMDTTINRWLIERTGLDPRAGTRMAVCAASSCRYRRPVSYPDTLEVGLRAGRVGTTSITWELGLFVAGDPEPAAEGTFTHVFVDPATGRPVPIPDDVRSAVERELR, from the coding sequence GTGACCGGCTACCCCTACCGCCAGGCCTTCGGCACCCGGTGGAACGACAACGACCAGTACGGGCACGTCAACAACGTCGTGCACTACGAGGCGATGGACACGACCATCAACCGCTGGCTCATCGAGCGGACCGGCCTGGACCCGCGAGCCGGCACCCGGATGGCCGTCTGCGCCGCGTCGTCGTGCCGCTACCGGCGCCCGGTGTCCTACCCGGACACGCTGGAGGTGGGGCTGCGGGCGGGCCGGGTGGGGACCACGAGCATCACCTGGGAGCTCGGCCTCTTCGTGGCCGGGGACCCCGAGCCCGCTGCGGAGGGCACCTTCACCCACGTCTTCGTCGACCCGGCGACCGGGCGTCCCGTCCCCATCCCGGACGACGTCCGGAGCGCGGTCGAGCGCGAGCTCCGCTGA
- a CDS encoding acyl-CoA dehydrogenase family protein — MTLTETTHPSATPTAQAAAPAAPRLASDFFGFQGRLSGPEQAAALRVRTFMETEVRPVADGFWSRAEFPRHLIPALAELGLLGAFVPEVRHFENTAVYRGWIALELARVDAGVATFVGVQSGLAMGAVHVGGSPEQQAWWLPRMATGEVVGAFGLTEPLSGSDSARGLRTTARREGDHWVLRGEKRWIGNGTFADVVVVLAKDVADGQVKGFLVATDSPGFTASKIEDKISLRSVQNADIMLDDVVVPEDRRLPGIRSFRDVATVLRLTRCDVAWQAIGIAVGAYEAALAYALQREQFGKPIAAHQLVQDLLARCVGNITASIALCLQASAMQDEGVQRDEHSALAKSFATSRMRETVGWAREILGGNGIVLEHGVARFFADAEAIYSYEGTRDMNSLIVGRAITGHQAFV; from the coding sequence GTGACGCTGACCGAGACCACCCACCCGAGCGCGACGCCGACGGCGCAGGCCGCGGCCCCGGCGGCCCCCCGGCTGGCGTCGGACTTCTTCGGCTTCCAGGGCCGGCTGAGCGGGCCGGAGCAGGCGGCGGCGCTGCGGGTCCGCACCTTCATGGAGACCGAGGTCCGCCCGGTCGCCGACGGCTTCTGGTCGCGAGCGGAGTTCCCGCGCCACCTCATCCCGGCGCTGGCCGAGCTGGGCCTGCTCGGCGCCTTCGTGCCCGAGGTGCGGCACTTCGAGAACACCGCGGTCTACCGGGGCTGGATCGCCCTGGAGCTCGCCCGCGTCGACGCCGGCGTCGCGACCTTCGTCGGCGTGCAGTCCGGCCTGGCGATGGGCGCCGTGCACGTCGGCGGCTCCCCGGAGCAGCAGGCGTGGTGGCTGCCGCGGATGGCGACGGGCGAGGTGGTCGGGGCCTTCGGGCTGACCGAGCCGCTCTCGGGCTCGGACTCCGCGCGCGGCCTGCGGACCACCGCCCGGCGCGAGGGCGACCACTGGGTGCTGCGCGGGGAGAAGCGCTGGATCGGCAACGGCACCTTCGCCGACGTCGTCGTCGTCCTGGCCAAGGACGTCGCCGACGGCCAGGTCAAGGGCTTCCTCGTGGCCACCGACAGCCCGGGCTTCACCGCGTCCAAGATCGAGGACAAGATCAGCCTCCGCTCGGTGCAGAACGCCGACATCATGCTGGACGACGTGGTCGTCCCCGAGGACCGCCGGCTGCCGGGCATCCGCTCGTTCCGCGACGTCGCGACCGTCCTGCGGCTGACCCGCTGCGACGTCGCCTGGCAGGCCATCGGCATCGCGGTCGGGGCCTACGAGGCGGCGCTGGCCTACGCCCTGCAGCGCGAGCAGTTCGGCAAGCCCATCGCCGCGCACCAGCTGGTCCAGGACCTGCTGGCCCGCTGCGTCGGCAACATCACCGCCAGCATCGCGCTCTGCCTGCAGGCCTCGGCGATGCAGGACGAGGGCGTCCAGCGCGACGAGCACTCCGCGCTGGCCAAGTCCTTCGCCACCAGCCGGATGCGCGAGACCGTGGGCTGGGCGCGGGAGATCCTCGGCGGCAACGGGATCGTGCTGGAGCACGGCGTCGCCCGCTTCTTCGCCGACGCCGAGGCGATCTACTCCTACGAGGGCACCCGGGACATGAACTCCCTCATCGTCGGCCGCGCCATCACCGGGCACCAGGCCTTCGTCTGA
- a CDS encoding alcohol dehydrogenase catalytic domain-containing protein, producing MRITGAVLEEVGRPAPFAASRPLTLSALELAPPGPGELRVRVEAAGLCHSDLSVVDGNRPRPTPMLLGHEAAGLVAEVGAGVDDVAVGDRVVMTFLPRCGRCPGCATGGRLPCGPGSDANAAGDLLGGGRRLTRDGVPVAHHLGVSAFAEQVVVDRRSVVPVPADVPAEVAALLGCAVLTGGGAVLNAASPEPGSPVLVVGLGGVGMAALLVAQALGHPVTAVDPVRGKLATAAELGAVAALTPAEALERGLRAPTVVEAAGSARAFETALAVTAPGGTTVTVGLPGPDARAAVSPLLLTAEARTVVGSYLGSSVPARDVPRYVELWREGRLPVERLVSHRLELGGLHEALDALALGVVLRQVVTF from the coding sequence GTGCGGATCACCGGAGCGGTCCTGGAGGAGGTCGGGCGGCCGGCGCCGTTCGCGGCGTCGCGGCCCCTGACCCTGAGCGCCCTGGAGCTGGCGCCGCCGGGCCCCGGCGAGCTGCGGGTGCGCGTCGAGGCCGCCGGGCTCTGCCACTCCGACCTGTCCGTCGTCGACGGGAACCGGCCGCGGCCCACGCCGATGCTGCTGGGCCACGAGGCGGCCGGGCTGGTCGCCGAGGTGGGCGCGGGGGTCGACGACGTCGCGGTCGGCGACCGGGTGGTGATGACCTTCCTGCCGCGCTGCGGCCGCTGCCCGGGCTGCGCCACCGGCGGCCGGCTCCCCTGCGGCCCCGGCTCGGACGCGAACGCCGCGGGCGACCTGCTGGGCGGCGGCCGGCGGCTGACCCGCGACGGCGTCCCGGTCGCCCACCACCTCGGGGTGTCGGCCTTCGCCGAGCAGGTGGTGGTCGACCGGCGCTCGGTGGTGCCGGTGCCGGCCGACGTCCCCGCCGAGGTGGCGGCCCTGCTGGGCTGCGCCGTGCTGACCGGCGGCGGCGCCGTGCTCAACGCCGCGTCCCCGGAGCCGGGCAGCCCGGTGCTGGTGGTGGGGCTGGGCGGCGTCGGGATGGCGGCCCTGCTGGTCGCGCAGGCGCTGGGGCACCCGGTGACCGCCGTCGACCCGGTGCGCGGGAAGCTCGCGACGGCCGCCGAGCTGGGGGCGGTCGCCGCGCTCACCCCGGCCGAGGCGCTGGAGCGCGGCCTGCGGGCGCCCACCGTCGTCGAGGCGGCCGGCAGCGCCCGGGCCTTCGAGACCGCGCTCGCCGTCACCGCGCCGGGCGGGACCACGGTGACGGTCGGGCTGCCGGGCCCCGACGCGCGGGCCGCGGTGTCCCCGCTGCTGCTGACCGCCGAGGCCCGCACCGTCGTCGGCAGCTACCTCGGCTCGTCGGTCCCGGCCCGCGACGTCCCGCGCTACGTGGAGCTGTGGCGCGAGGGCCGGCTGCCCGTCGAGCGGCTGGTCTCGCACCGCCTCGAGCTCGGCGGCCTGCACGAGGCCCTCGACGCCCTGGCGCTGGGCGTCGTGCTGCGCCAGGTCGTCACCTTCTGA
- a CDS encoding alpha/beta fold hydrolase, with the protein MSESGEVPAGTADGIRIVYETFGDPADPPVLLVMGLGAQLLAWREGFCAALVERGLFVVRYDNRDIGLSTHLDGAPRPDFGALLAGDPSSASYTLSDMADDAVRLLDHLGLAAAHVVGASLGGMIAQTLTVDHPERVLSLTSIMSTTGDRSVGRATEAATATLLAPPVSSREEALERSVVSARVLGSPGYPADPDEVRRRAGEGWDRDHDPAGVGRQLAAIYASGDRTARLADVAVPTLVLHGADDPLIDVSGGRATAAAVPGAELVVLDGMGHDLPEALWPQVVDAVDALVRRAGSAAAG; encoded by the coding sequence GTGAGCGAGTCAGGCGAGGTCCCGGCGGGGACGGCGGACGGCATCCGGATCGTGTACGAGACCTTCGGGGACCCGGCCGACCCGCCGGTGCTGCTGGTGATGGGGCTGGGGGCACAGCTGCTGGCCTGGCGCGAGGGGTTCTGCGCGGCGCTGGTCGAGCGCGGCCTCTTCGTCGTCCGCTACGACAACCGCGACATCGGGCTGTCCACGCACCTCGACGGGGCGCCGCGGCCCGACTTCGGCGCCCTGCTGGCGGGCGACCCGTCCTCGGCCAGCTACACCCTCTCGGACATGGCCGACGACGCCGTCCGGCTGCTCGACCACCTGGGGCTGGCCGCGGCCCACGTCGTCGGCGCGTCGCTGGGCGGGATGATCGCCCAGACGCTCACGGTCGACCACCCCGAGCGGGTGCTCAGCCTCACCTCGATCATGTCCACGACCGGCGACCGGTCGGTGGGCCGGGCCACGGAGGCGGCGACGGCGACGCTGCTCGCCCCGCCCGTGAGCAGCCGGGAGGAGGCGCTCGAGCGCAGCGTCGTCTCCGCCCGCGTGCTGGGCTCCCCGGGCTACCCGGCCGACCCCGACGAGGTCCGCCGTCGCGCCGGCGAGGGCTGGGACCGCGACCACGACCCCGCCGGCGTCGGCCGCCAGCTGGCCGCGATCTACGCCTCCGGCGACCGGACCGCCCGGCTGGCCGACGTCGCCGTGCCGACCCTGGTCCTGCACGGCGCCGACGACCCGCTGATCGACGTCTCGGGCGGCCGGGCCACGGCGGCGGCCGTGCCCGGGGCCGAGCTCGTCGTGCTCGACGGCATGGGCCACGACCTCCCGGAGGCCTTGTGGCCCCAGGTCGTCGATGCCGTCGACGCCCTGGTCCGGCGGGCCGGATCGGCCGCGGCCGGCTGA
- a CDS encoding NmrA family NAD(P)-binding protein, producing MNAAALPAVAVTGVTGAVGGLVARALADAGVPLRLLARTPAKVAPLPGAVVVASSYGDGERSVEALRGVRTLLMVSAAEHEDRLGQHRAFVAAAAEAGVEHVVYTSFAAAGPDAVFTLGRDHGATERAVEEAGLAHTFLRDSFYLDFLPETVGEDGVIRGPAGEGRVAAVARADVARAATAVLRDPAAHRGATYELTGPEALSFADVAAQVSAARGRPVRYHAETLEEAYASRAHYGVPDWQVDAWVSTYTAIATGELARVTDDVERLTGRSPLTLRQLLAAA from the coding sequence ATGAACGCCGCCGCCCTGCCCGCCGTCGCCGTCACCGGCGTCACCGGGGCAGTCGGCGGGCTCGTCGCCCGCGCCCTGGCCGACGCCGGGGTGCCGCTGCGGCTGCTGGCCCGGACGCCCGCCAAGGTCGCCCCGCTGCCGGGCGCCGTCGTCGTCGCGTCGAGCTACGGCGACGGCGAGCGCTCGGTCGAGGCCCTCCGCGGGGTGCGGACCCTGCTGATGGTCTCCGCCGCCGAGCACGAGGACCGGCTGGGCCAGCACCGCGCCTTCGTCGCGGCGGCCGCGGAGGCGGGCGTCGAGCACGTCGTCTACACCTCCTTCGCCGCCGCCGGGCCGGACGCCGTCTTCACCCTGGGCCGCGACCACGGGGCGACCGAGCGGGCGGTCGAGGAGGCGGGGCTGGCGCACACCTTCCTGCGCGACTCCTTCTACCTGGACTTCCTGCCGGAGACGGTGGGCGAGGACGGCGTCATCCGGGGTCCGGCGGGCGAGGGCCGGGTGGCTGCGGTGGCCCGCGCCGACGTCGCCCGGGCCGCGACCGCGGTGCTGCGGGACCCGGCCGCGCACCGGGGAGCCACCTACGAGCTGACCGGGCCCGAGGCGCTGTCCTTCGCCGACGTCGCGGCGCAGGTCTCGGCCGCGCGCGGCCGCCCCGTGCGCTACCACGCCGAGACGCTGGAGGAGGCCTACGCCTCCCGGGCCCACTACGGCGTGCCCGACTGGCAGGTCGACGCCTGGGTGAGCACCTACACCGCGATCGCCACCGGCGAGCTGGCCCGCGTCACCGACGACGTCGAGCGGCTCACCGGCCGGTCGCCGCTGACCCTGCGCCAGCTGCTCGCCGCCGCCTGA
- a CDS encoding glycosyltransferase family 87 protein — protein MRPARPRTLAAAAWGLLVLLTAVLVQMALTLPAGPDGLSDLRVYQQAAGALVRGEGLYAFRAANGDGFSYPPVAALLLAPLAGLPPAALGVLWTLALVGLTVLLAHLVLLRGDHPVLRRPPPAAALPLSACVLLASYPVFSGVFLGQVSLLVTVLALLDALDVVPRRLQGVATGLAAAVKLTPLVFLPHLWLTGRRRAAVVAAATFVVAGAAAWLVRPADSGLYWSTALEVPAFIPLEQLDNQSLRGLAARAGRTGPAAGALVLLASALLAGLALLRARALHRQGRRLAAAVVVGALAVVASPVSWSHHQTALVLAAGCAVAGPARWVRTWPVLVLVLMTLPLPFLLPLLPGAVRPVADELVLLLALAVALGLPFRRRRPPVASPAPAVASSEARTPARR, from the coding sequence GTGCGCCCCGCCCGACCCCGGACCCTCGCGGCCGCGGCCTGGGGGCTCCTCGTCCTGCTGACGGCGGTGCTGGTCCAGATGGCCCTGACGCTGCCCGCCGGGCCCGACGGGCTCTCCGACCTGCGCGTCTACCAGCAGGCCGCCGGCGCGCTGGTCCGCGGCGAGGGCCTCTACGCCTTCCGCGCCGCGAACGGCGACGGCTTCAGCTACCCGCCGGTCGCCGCGCTGCTGCTCGCCCCGCTCGCGGGCCTGCCGCCGGCGGCGCTCGGGGTGCTCTGGACGCTCGCCCTCGTGGGGCTCACCGTGCTGCTCGCGCACCTCGTGCTCCTCCGGGGCGACCACCCGGTGCTGCGCCGGCCGCCCCCGGCGGCCGCGCTGCCGCTCAGCGCCTGCGTCCTGCTGGCCAGCTACCCGGTCTTCAGCGGGGTCTTCCTCGGCCAGGTCAGCCTGCTGGTGACGGTGCTGGCCCTGCTGGACGCCCTCGACGTGGTGCCGCGCCGGCTGCAGGGCGTGGCCACGGGGCTGGCGGCCGCGGTGAAGCTCACCCCGCTCGTGTTCCTGCCCCACCTCTGGCTGACGGGCCGGCGCCGCGCGGCGGTCGTGGCCGCGGCGACGTTCGTCGTCGCGGGAGCGGCGGCCTGGCTGGTGCGGCCGGCGGACTCCGGGCTCTACTGGTCGACCGCGCTGGAGGTGCCCGCCTTCATCCCGCTGGAGCAGCTGGACAACCAGTCGCTGCGGGGGCTGGCGGCCCGCGCGGGCCGGACCGGGCCGGCCGCCGGCGCCCTGGTCCTGCTGGCCTCCGCGCTGCTGGCGGGGCTGGCCCTGCTCCGGGCCCGCGCCCTGCACCGGCAGGGCCGGCGGCTGGCCGCGGCCGTCGTCGTCGGCGCGCTGGCCGTCGTCGCCTCCCCGGTCTCCTGGAGCCACCACCAGACCGCGCTGGTGCTGGCCGCCGGCTGCGCCGTCGCCGGGCCAGCCCGCTGGGTGCGGACCTGGCCGGTGCTCGTGCTGGTCCTGATGACCCTCCCGCTGCCGTTCCTGCTGCCGCTGCTGCCCGGGGCCGTCCGGCCGGTGGCCGACGAGCTCGTGCTGCTGCTGGCGCTCGCCGTGGCCCTGGGCCTGCCGTTCCGCCGCCGGCGCCCACCGGTGGCCTCCCCGGCCCCCGCCGTCGCGTCCTCGGAGGCCCGGACCCCGGCCCGGCGGTGA
- a CDS encoding Gfo/Idh/MocA family protein, with product MTAPAPFRWAVLGPGVIARKFLAQLPASRRGVLVAVGSSDPARAAAFALEHGLPAAAGTGYAEVLADPDVDAVYVGTVHTTHARLTLDALAAGKHVLCEKPLAPTAVDVQAMVDAARSAGRSLVEAYKFRFHPQTAALLAAVAEGRIGTVTHVDAASTFRVAERTGRLFDPALAGGGVLDVGGYPVAFARAVAGAARGQPCAEPERLRATGAIGPTGVDEWSVAQLDFPGGITASVRAGIRLAGARTATVHGSRGTLHLPEPWTHGPDSELVLSTTDGGPERTAFTGVAPFALEADALADSVGVGEAPQMSHADSLGNARVLDRWRAELGLGSPAEG from the coding sequence GTGACCGCTCCCGCCCCCTTCCGCTGGGCCGTCCTGGGCCCCGGCGTCATCGCCCGGAAGTTCCTCGCCCAGCTGCCCGCCAGCCGGCGCGGCGTCCTCGTCGCCGTCGGCAGCTCCGACCCCGCCCGGGCGGCGGCCTTCGCCCTCGAGCACGGCCTGCCCGCCGCGGCGGGCACCGGCTACGCCGAGGTCCTCGCCGACCCCGACGTCGACGCCGTCTACGTCGGCACCGTCCACACCACGCACGCCCGGCTGACCCTCGACGCCCTGGCCGCCGGCAAGCACGTGCTCTGCGAGAAGCCGCTCGCCCCGACCGCGGTGGACGTGCAGGCGATGGTCGACGCGGCCCGGAGCGCGGGACGGAGCCTCGTCGAGGCCTACAAGTTCCGCTTCCACCCGCAGACGGCGGCCCTGCTGGCCGCGGTCGCGGAGGGCCGGATCGGCACGGTCACCCACGTCGACGCCGCCTCCACCTTCCGGGTGGCCGAGCGCACCGGACGGCTCTTCGACCCGGCGCTGGCCGGCGGGGGCGTCCTCGACGTCGGCGGCTACCCGGTCGCCTTCGCGCGCGCCGTGGCCGGGGCCGCGCGGGGGCAGCCCTGCGCCGAGCCCGAGCGGCTGCGGGCGACCGGTGCGATCGGCCCCACCGGTGTCGACGAGTGGAGCGTCGCCCAGCTCGACTTCCCCGGCGGCATCACGGCCTCGGTGCGCGCCGGGATCCGGCTGGCGGGGGCGCGCACGGCGACGGTGCACGGCTCGCGCGGGACGCTGCACCTGCCCGAGCCCTGGACGCACGGCCCCGACTCCGAGCTGGTGCTCTCGACCACCGACGGCGGGCCGGAGCGGACCGCCTTCACCGGCGTGGCGCCGTTCGCCCTGGAGGCCGACGCGCTGGCCGACAGCGTCGGCGTCGGGGAGGCCCCGCAGATGAGCCACGCGGACTCCCTCGGCAACGCCCGGGTGCTCGACCGCTGGCGGGCGGAGCTGGGGCTCGGGAGCCCCGCAGAGGGCTGA
- a CDS encoding MFS transporter: protein MPTSTSRRSWAVWGVAVAAYAVAIFQRTSLGVAAAPATERFGIGASVLSTFVVLQLVVYAAMQIPVGILVDRFGSRLLLVTGALLMALGQTTMALATTPGTAVLARVVVGAGDAMTFISVLRVIPAWFPARRVPLVTQLTGQAGQLGQVASTIPLAAALAGPGWTPAYLGAAAVGVLAAVLVLLAVRDRPVGVAAPVPVGWGRALADLRSSFTHPGTRLGLWSHFSTQFSGMVFALLWGYPFMTAGLGYSPGLAGALLTVMVLAGPVIGPVLGQLTAAYPLRRSNLIFGVLLATVAIWTLVLVWPGTVPLPLLVLLLLVLAAYGPASAVGFDFARSFNPSTRLGAASGIVNMGGFTASLITIFAIGVILDWRAPTGAFDLVDFKIAFCFQYLLWAFGFVSLWSSRRLTRAGMRADGGAPIDPLTRAIARHWRHRGRR, encoded by the coding sequence GTGCCCACCTCCACCAGCCGCCGCTCCTGGGCGGTCTGGGGCGTGGCCGTCGCGGCCTACGCGGTGGCGATCTTCCAGCGCACCTCGCTGGGCGTCGCGGCGGCTCCGGCCACCGAGCGGTTCGGGATCGGCGCCTCGGTGCTCTCGACGTTCGTGGTGCTGCAGCTGGTCGTCTACGCCGCCATGCAGATCCCGGTCGGCATCCTCGTCGACCGCTTCGGCTCCCGGCTGCTGCTGGTGACCGGGGCGCTGCTGATGGCGCTGGGGCAGACGACGATGGCGCTGGCCACCACGCCCGGCACCGCCGTGCTGGCCAGGGTGGTGGTGGGCGCGGGTGACGCCATGACCTTCATCTCGGTGCTCCGGGTGATCCCGGCGTGGTTCCCCGCCCGCCGGGTGCCGCTGGTCACCCAGCTCACCGGCCAGGCCGGCCAGCTGGGCCAGGTGGCCAGCACGATCCCGCTGGCGGCCGCCCTGGCCGGTCCCGGCTGGACGCCGGCCTACCTGGGGGCCGCGGCGGTGGGCGTGCTGGCCGCCGTGCTGGTGCTGCTGGCCGTCCGCGACCGGCCGGTCGGCGTGGCCGCCCCGGTGCCGGTGGGCTGGGGCCGGGCGCTGGCGGACCTGCGCAGCTCGTTCACCCACCCGGGCACCCGGCTGGGGCTCTGGTCGCACTTCAGCACCCAGTTCTCCGGGATGGTCTTCGCCCTGCTCTGGGGCTACCCCTTCATGACCGCCGGGCTGGGGTACAGCCCGGGCCTGGCCGGCGCCCTGCTCACCGTCATGGTGCTGGCCGGTCCGGTGATCGGGCCCGTGCTGGGCCAGCTGACCGCGGCCTACCCGCTGCGCCGCTCCAACCTGATCTTCGGCGTCCTCCTCGCCACGGTGGCGATCTGGACGCTCGTGCTGGTCTGGCCCGGCACCGTCCCGCTGCCCCTGCTGGTCCTGCTGCTGCTCGTGCTCGCCGCGTACGGGCCGGCCTCGGCCGTCGGCTTCGACTTCGCCCGCTCCTTCAACCCCTCGACCCGGCTGGGCGCGGCGTCGGGGATCGTCAACATGGGCGGCTTCACGGCGTCGCTGATCACGATCTTCGCCATCGGCGTGATCTTGGACTGGCGGGCCCCGACGGGGGCCTTCGACCTCGTCGACTTCAAGATCGCCTTCTGCTTCCAGTACCTGCTGTGGGCCTTCGGCTTCGTGTCCCTGTGGAGCAGCCGCCGGCTGACCCGGGCCGGGATGCGGGCCGACGGCGGCGCGCCCATCGACCCGCTGACCCGCGCGATCGCCCGGCACTGGCGGCACCGGGGCCGTCGCTGA